The Buteo buteo chromosome 23, bButBut1.hap1.1, whole genome shotgun sequence genome includes a window with the following:
- the ATP2B4 gene encoding plasma membrane calcium-transporting ATPase 4 isoform X4 yields MTNNVADHHPGNSVAEGNHEGDFGCSMVELRNLMELRSAEAVARLNDSYGGVQNVCKRLKTSPVEGLSGNPTDLEKRRQVFGQNFIPPKKAKTFLQLVWEALQDVTLIILEIAAIISLGLSFYHPPGGDNELCGQSTGGVEDEGESQAGWIEGAAILFSVIIVVLVTAFNDWSKEKQFRGLQSRIEQEQKFTVIRKGQVIQIPVAEIVVGDIAQIKYGDLLPADGILIQGNDLKIDESSLTGESDQVKKSLDKDPMLLSGTHVMEGSGRMVVTAVGINSQTGIIFTLLGAGEGDEEKKVKKAKTQDGVALEIQPLKSQEGVENEEKEKKKVKVPKKEKSVLQGKLTRLAVQIGKAGLIMSAITVIILVLYFVIDTFGVQGRPWLAECTPIYIQYFVKFFIIGVTVLVVAVPEGLPLAVTISLAYSVKKMMKDNNLVRHLDACETMGNATAICSDKTGTLTMNRMTVVQAYVGDTHYRQIPDPEAILPKILDLIVNGVAINSAYTSKILPPEKEGGLPRQVGNKTECALLGFVLDLKQDYQAVRNEVPEEKLYKVYTFNSVRKSMSTVLKNGNGGFRMYSKGASEIILRKCTRILDKNGDPRVFKVKDRDEMVKKVIEPMACHGLRTICLAFRDFPADAEPDWDSENEILSDLTCIAVVGIEDPVRPEVPDAILKCQRAGITVRMVTGDNINTARAIATKCGILLPGEDFLCLEGKEFNRLIRNEKGEVEQEQLDKIWPKLRVLARSSPTDKHTLVKGIIDSTVGDQRQVVAVTGDGTNDGPALKKADVGFAMGIAGTDVAKEASDIILTDDNFTSIVKAVMWGRNVYDSISKFLQFQLTVNVVAVIVAFTGACITQDSPLKAVQMLWVNLIMDTFASLALATEPPSESLLLRKPYGRNKPLISRTMMKNILGHAVYQLTIIFTLLFAGEKFFDIDSGRNAPLHSPPTEHYTIVFNTFVMMQLFNEINARKIHGERNVFESIYRNPIFCTVVLGTFAAQIIIVEFGGKPFSCSGLTLSQWFWCIFIGVGELLWGQLICTVPTSHLKFLKEAGHGITKEEIPEEELPEDVDEIDHAEMELRRGQILWFRGLNRIQTQMDVVYTFQTGASSLQGALRRQPSIVSQHHDVKNVSSPTHVALSSVNSTPTTSAVAAAAASPPAGNQSGECVP; encoded by the exons ATGACGAACAACGTGGCCGACCACCACCCTGGGAACTCGGTTGCCGAAGGCAACCATGAGGGGGACTTTGGTTGCTCCATGGTGGAGCTCAGGAACCTCATGGAGCTGAGGAGTGCCGAGGCGGTCGCCCGGCTCAATGACTCCTACGGCGGCGTGCAGAATGTCTGCAAGAGGTTGAAGACGTCGCCAGTTGAAG GCCTGTCCGGGAACCCGACCGACCTGGAGAAGAGGCGGCAGGTCTTCGGCCAGAACTTCATTCCTCCCAAAAAGGCCAAGACGTTCCTGCAGTTAGTGTGGGAGGCACTCCAGGACGTCACGCTCATCATCTTGGAAATCGCAGCCATAATCTCCTTGGGCCTGTCCTTCTACCACCCTCCGGGTGGTGACAATGAAT TGTGCGGCCAGTCGACGGGCGGTGTGGAGGACGAGGGCGAGTCACAGGCCGGCTGGATCGAGGGGGCAGCTATATTGTTTTCAGTGATCATTGTGGTGCTGGTGACAGCTTTCAATGACTGGAGCAAGGAGAAGCAATTCCGGGGCCTCCAGAGCCGCATTGAGCAGGAGCAGAAGTTCACGGTCATCCGCAAGGGGCAGGTGATTCAGATCCCGGTGGCTGAGATCGTGGTGGGAGACATCGCGCAGATCAAGTACG GTGATCTCTTGCCTGCAGATGGGATCCTGATCCAGGGCAATGACCTGAAGATAGATGAGAGCTCACTGACCGGGGAGTCAGACCAAGTCAAGAAATCACTGGATAAAGACCCCATGCTGCTGTCAG GTACCCATGTGATGGAGGGCTCCGGCAGGATGGTGGTGACTGCTGTGGGTATCAACTCCCAGACGGGAATCATCTTCACTCTCTTGGGTGCGGGAGaaggagatgaggaaaagaaggTGAAGAAAG CTAAAACTCAGGATGGTGTGGCCTTAGAGATCCAGCCCCTGAAGAGCCAGGAAGGGGTGGAAaatgaggagaaggagaagaagaaggtgaAGGTGCCCAAGAAGGAGAAGTCTGTGCTGCAAGGGAAGCTGACGCGCCTGGCGGTCCAGATCGGGAAGGCGG GGCTGATCATGTCGGCCATCACGGTCATCATCTTGGTGCTGTACTTTGTGATCGACACGTTTGGGGTGCAGGGACGGCCCTGGCTGGCAGAGTGCACTCCCATTTACATCCAATACTTTGTCAAGTTCTTCATCATCGGTGTCACTGTGTTGGTGGTGGCTGTGCCCGAAGGGCTTCCGCTGGCAGTCACCATCTCCCTGGCCTACTCTGTGAAG AAAATGATGAAGGACAACAACCTTGTGAGACACTTGGACGCATGTGAGACCATGGGCAATGCCACCGCCATCTGTTCGGACAAGACAGGCACACTTACCATGAACCGCATGACTGTGGTGCAGGCTTACGTGGGGGATACCCACTACCGCCAGATCCCTGACCCCGAAGCCATCCTGCCCAAGATCTTGGACCTCATAGTCAACGGTGTCGCCATCAACTCTGCCTACACGTCCAAGATCCTG ccacctgagaaggaaggggggCTGCCCCGGCAAGTGGGGAACAAGACTGAGTGTGCCCTGCTTGGTTTTGTGCTGGACCTGAAGCAGGATTACCAGGCTGTGCGGAACGAGGTGCCAGAGGAGAAGCTCTACAAGGTCTACACCTTCAACTCGGTGCGCAAGTCCATGAGCACGGTGCTGAAGAATGGCAATGGCGGCTTCCGCATGTACAGCAAGGGAGCTTCCGAGATCATCCTCCGCAA GTGCACCAGGATCCTGGACAAGAATGGTGACCCCCGGGTGTTCAAGGTGAAGGACCGGGATGAGATGGTGAAGAAGGTGATAGAGCCCATGGCCTGCCACGGGCTGCGGACCATCTGCCTGGCTTTCCGTGACTTCCCTGCTGACGCTGAGCCGGACTGGGACAGCGAGAATGAGATCCTGTCTGATCTGACCTGCATCGCTGTGGTTGGGATAGAGGACCCTGTGCGGCCAGAG GTGCCAGACGCCATCCTGAAGTGCCAGCGTGCGGGGATCACTGTCCGGATGGTGACGGGGGACAACATCAACACCGCCCGTGCCATCGCCACCAAGTGTGGCATCCTGCTGCCAGGAGAGGACTTCTTGTGCCTGGAGGGGAAGGAGTTCAACCGGCTCATCCGCAAcgagaagggagag GTAGAACAGGAGCAGCTGGATAAGATCTGGCCCAAGCTGCGTGTGCTGGCCCGCTCCTCTCCGACAGATAAACACACGCTCGTGAAAG GAATTATCGACAGCACTGTTGGTGACCAGAGGCAGGTGGTGGCCGTGACCGGGGACGGGACCAACGATGGCCCAGCTTTGAAGAAAGCCGACGTTGGGTTTGCCATG GGCATCGCAGGCACGGATGTGGCGAAGGAGGCTTCGGACATCATCCTGACGGATGACAACTTCACCAGCATCGTCAAGGCAGTGATGTGGGGACGCAACGTCTACGACAGCATCTCCAAGTTCCTGCAGTTCCAGCTGACTGTTAACGTCGTGGCCGTCATTGTGGCCTTCACGGGCGCCTGCATCACGCAG GACTCTCCCCTGAAGGCTGTCCAGATGCTGTGGGTGAACCTGATCATGGACACCTTTGCCTCCTTAGCCCTGGCCACAGAGCCTCCGTCCGAGTCCCTGCTGCTGCGCAAGCCGTATGGCCGCAACAAGCCACTCATCTCCCGCACCATGATGAAGAACATCCTGGGGCACGCGGTGTACCAGCTAACTATCATTTTCACGCTGCTTTTTGCGG GGGAGAAGTTTTTTGACATCGACAGTGGCCGAAATGCCCCGCTCCACTCCCCGCCCACTGAGCACTACACCATTGTCTTCAACACCTTTGTCATGATGCAGTTATTCAATGAGATCAACGCACGCAAGATCCACGGGGAGAGGAATGTCTTCGAGTCCATCTACCGCAACCCTATCTTCTGCACGGTGGTGCTGGGGACATTTGCAGCTCAG ATCATCATTGTGGAGTTTGGTGGGAAGCCGTTCAGCTGCTCCGGGCTCACCCTGAGCCAGTGGTTCTGGTGTATTTTTATCGGAGTGGGAGAGCTCCTCTGGGGCCAG ctgaTCTGCACTGTCCCAACCAGCCACCTGAAGTTCCTGAAAGAAGCTGGGCATGGCATCACCAAGGAGGAGATCCCAGAGGAGGAACTGCCTGAAGACGTGGATGAGATCGACCATGCCGAAATGGAGCTGCGGCGCGGGCAGATCCTGTGGTTCAGGGGTCTCAACAGGATACAGACGCAG